From the Candidatus Methylacidithermus pantelleriae genome, the window CTTCCAGTCCGCGTGGTTCGCATACCCCTTTTTCTTCCAAAGAAAACTTCTTATAGAAAGGGGCACCGGGAACCGAAAGAGACGCATCCGCTCGACACTTCTGATCCGCTAGACACGCGTCAAGCCTGGTCGTGAGGATGGCAAAGCCGCCGCTTTTTCTCGGTTAAAACGTTTGATCCCGGCAGCTTCTCCTCGAAACTTGGGGATCACCTTTTTATTCTCTAGATCGATTCCTCAGCTTCCTCATGAGCTCGGGGCCCCGGTCGCCGATCAAAGCAATCGCTCCTTCAGGCTCGGACTCGGAGCGGATGGAACTTTCCAGCGGCGAGCCCAAACCGCGGCAGGAAGGATCGCTTAAGTTTCTTCACAGACACCCAACCCGCATCTGGGAGAAAAACTCCGCCGCCCGCTTGGAGAGCGCCGCACAGGTGCTAAGACGCGAAACCCCTTTCGGTGTCAGTGTGAAACCTCTCTCATATGTGACAATGGGAAGCTTACTCATGAATGGCTTCGAGCCCCTTCTTCGCACCGTTTTCCGCACACCTCTTCCCGTGAAGCCTGGCACACAAGGGAACGACCGCTACATGCAGCTCACACGATATCCTCAATCATCTCATCCGGATCGACCACCAGGATCGATCGACTCTGCGCGGCCAATGCCGCTTCCCGGTACTCGAAGCCAAAGCGCATCAGCCGGTCGCCCTACTCGACCAGGATGACGCCGACCCTCGGATCACAGACCTGCCCAACATGCCCTCTGCGATGACCCTCCATCCCAGAGCCGACCTCCTTGAGGGACTTAACGATCCAAAACGCTTGGCTTACGAACAAACTCCGAGAACCCAAGCTGATCGGCTCCTCTCAATCCGCTTTTGGATCAAGACGGAATACCCGCGCGTAGAGCGCGACGCCATCGAGTGATGCTGCCTCCGCATACACGATTACTATCCCGGTCGGCAACTCTCCGGCGGGAACAGGCAACCGCCCTCCTTCCACACCCGCTAACCCGTCTTATAGTCAACACCCCGCCGCATGGCCCACGCATCCACATCCACAGCCTTATGCCTCCCTCTATTTCCTAGCGGTGCCAACCCACGCTATACTTCCTCAAACCGGATCCCAAGACTCTGGACTTCTCGGTAAGGCAAAAGCCACACAAGCGATTCATCCTCTAAGGTGACCACTTGGATCCGATTCCCGAAGGGGTCCCGAAAATCACAACGAAATGGCGGCTCCAGGGACAAGCCATACTCTTCAGTAACTTTGCGACGAACCTCTGCCAGCTGCCTTTCATCCCGAACGATGATGCCAAAATGGCGCTTCCGATCCGGCTGGATCTGATCTACCCGAAAAATGGCAAGAAACTGATGCTCCCCCAGCCGGAAAAACGCATCCCCCTCACCTTCCTTCAGGAGTTCCAAGCCGAAAACATCCTGGTAAAAAGCGATGGCCTTTTCCATATCGTCTGCCTCAATGGCGATGTGATTGCAACCAAAGACCCGTACTGGCATTGGTGGTTTC encodes:
- a CDS encoding VOC family protein — encoded protein: MPVRVFGCNHIAIEADDMEKAIAFYQDVFGLELLKEGEGDAFFRLGEHQFLAIFRVDQIQPDRKRHFGIIVRDERQLAEVRRKVTEEYGLSLEPPFRCDFRDPFGNRIQVVTLEDESLVWLLPYREVQSLGIRFEEV